A genomic stretch from Melospiza georgiana isolate bMelGeo1 chromosome 29, bMelGeo1.pri, whole genome shotgun sequence includes:
- the LOC131094412 gene encoding keratin, type II cytoskeletal 6C-like yields MSRQSVCRSFGGGSRRGFSSCSAVGGGFGGGGRSRSSYSSYSVSRGFGGGGRCGGFGSRSLHNMGGSARISMGGCYGGGYGGRMGGFGGSYGGLSSFGGGLGGGGGGGMCGFGGMGGGGMGGFGGGMGGFGGGMGGGGMGGFSGPGFGMGGPGRGGPGIQPVQIDTTLLRPVHVEIDPQIQQVKNQEKEQIKTLNNQFASFIDKVRFLEQQNKVLSTKWELLQQQGPSGPRKNLDVIFENYIQNLRRQLESILAQRGQLESELQNMQQYVEDYKTKYEEEINRRTTAENEFVVLKKDVDSAYMTKVELEARVGALTDEINFLRCIYEEELSQMQTISRDLSVVVSMDNNRHLDLDSIIEEVRRQYEQIAQSSRAEAEAWYQSQYEQLQSTAGRHGDSLRNTKIEIQELTRNVQRLRAEIENVKKQNQQLQAAIAEAEERGEMALKDARLKLEELESALQKDKEELARLLKEYQELLNVKIALDVEIAMYRKLLEGEENRLCNDSMANVNVSVVGRTTVSGGRGGMGGGFGGSGMGGGFGGSGMGGGFGGGSGMGGGMGGGGICGGGSSFGGGSMGGSCGMGGGMYSGGFSSGSGRMCGSGGGSSSVRRCVTTTSVKSSGVRF; encoded by the exons ATGTCTCGTCAGTCTGTCTGCAGGAGCTTCGGAGGGGGGAGCAGAAGGGGCTttagctcctgctctgcagttgGCGGCGGCTTTGGAGGCGGCGGCCGGAGCAGGAGCAGCTACAGCTCGTACTCTGTGTCCAGGGGATTCGGAGGTGGAGGCCGCTGCGGGGGCTTCGGCAGCCGGAGCCTCCACAACATGGGGGGCAGCGCCAGGATTTCCATGGGCGGGTGCTACGGTGGCGGGTACGGCGGCAGGATGGGCGGCTTTGGCGGGAGCTACGGGGGTCTCAGCAGCTTTGGGGGTGgactgggtggaggaggaggaggaggaatgtgTGGCTTTGGAGGAATGGGTGGAGGAGGAATGGGTGGCTTTGGTGGTGGGATGGGTGGCTTTGGTGGTGGAATGGGTGGTGGAGGAATGGGTGGCTTTAGTGGCCCAGGCTTTGGCATGGGTGGACCTGGGAGAGGTGGCCCTGGGATCCAGCCAGTGCAGATTGACACGACCCTCCTGCGCCCGGTCCACGTTGAGATTGATCCCCAGATCCAGCAAGTTAAAAaccaggagaaggagcagatcAAGACCCTGAACAACCAGTTTGCCTCCTTCATTGACAAG GTCCgattcctggagcagcagaacaaGGTGCTCTCCACCAagtgggagctgctccagcagcaaggGCCGTCGGGGCCCAGGAAGAACCTGGATGTCATCTTTGAGAACTACATCCAGAACCTGCGGAGGCAGCTGGAATCAATCCTGGCGCAGCGGGGCCAGCTGGAATCGGAGCTGCAGAACATGCAGCAGTACGTCGAGGATTACAAAACCAA GTATGAGGAAGAGATCAACCGGCGCACGACAGCTGAGAACGAGTTTGTGGTGCTGAAGAAG GATGTGGACAGTGCCTACATGACCAAAGTCGAGCTGGAAGCCAGGGTGGGAGCTCTGACAGATGAAATCAACTTCCTGAGGTGCATCTACGAGGAG GAGCTGTCTCAGATGCAGACGATCAGCCGGGACCTGTCCGTGGTGGTGTCCATGGACAACAACCGGCACCTGGACCTGGACAGCATCATCGAGGAGGTCCGGCGCCAGTACGAGCAGATTGCCCAGAGCAGCCGGGCTGAGGCCGAGGCCTGGTACCAGAGCCAG TAcgagcagctccagagcacgGCCGGCCGGCACGGGGACAGCCTCCGCAACACCAAGATTGAGATCCAGGAGCTGACCAGGAATGTCCAGAGGCTGCGGGCTGAGATTGAGAACGTGAAGAAGCAG AATCaacagctgcaggcagccattGCTGAGGCTGAGGAGAGGGGGGAGATGGCTCTCAAAGATGCCAGGTTGAAGCTGGAAGAGCTGGAGAGTGCCCTGCAGAAGGACAAGGAGGAGCTGGCTCGCCTGTTGAAGGAgtaccaggagctgctgaatgTCAAGATTGCACTGGACGTTGAGATCGCCATGTACAGGAAGCTgctggagggagaggagaacAG GCTCTGCAACGACAGCATGGCCAACGTCAATGTCT CTGTGGTAGGCAGGACAACTGTctctggaggcagaggaggcaTGGGAGGAGGATTCGGAGGCAGCGGCATGGGAGGAGGATTCGGAGGCAGCGGCATGGGAGGAGGATTCGGAGGCGGCAGCGGCATGGGAGGAGGAATGGGAGGAGGCGGCATCTGcggaggaggcagcagctttgGAGGAGGCAGCATGGGCGGCAGCTGTGGGATGGGGGGAGGAATGTACTCCGGTGGCTTCTCCTCTGGAAGCGGAAGGATGTGCGGCTCTGGCGGGGGATCCTCCTCCGTGCGGAGATGCGTCACCACCACCTCGGTCAAATCTTCGGGAGTGAGATTCTGA
- the LOC131094407 gene encoding keratin, type II cytoskeletal 4-like, producing MSRQSCALGKGFSSSSVCFGGKSKVTFGAMPRGGCRGAAGGFSSRSLYSLGGSKSTSLGGFGGAAGACRGFGGQGGFGFGAGAGFGGGYGAGGFGGGLGSGFGGGFDGGMGGQGYPPCPPGGIREVTINQSLLNPLNLEIDPEIQKIRTQEREEIKKLNDKFASFIDKVRFLEQQNRVLETKWKLLQEQGGAGTGGRNLDPFFETYISGLRKQLDCLSSEKHQLDTELKSFQDMVEDFKTKYEEEINKRTAAENEFVLLKKDVDGVYMAKVELQGKLDSLTDEINFLKCLYEAELAQMQKTVSDTSVVLSMDNNRSLDLDSIIAEVKAQYEEIANRSRLEAESWYRCKYEELQVTAGKHGDSLKDTKTEISELNRMIQRIRAEIDSVKKQCETIQTSIADAEQRGEVALKDARDKLAELETALQKAKADMARQLREYQELMNVKLALDVEIATYRKLLEGEECRMSGECQSSVSISVVGGSSSVGGGYGSGLCLGGGGGIGFGSGKGSCNTGGAGLCFSLGGGGFGSGGGFCSLGGGSNSVVVGGSGSILKNSGPTRRA from the exons ATGTCTCGCCAGTCCTGCGCTCTTGGCAAGGggttcagctccagctctgtgtgcttcGGGGGCAAGAGCAAGGTCACGTTTGGCGCCATGCCCCGCGGAGGATGCCGGGGAGCTGCCGGCGGcttcagcagcaggagcctctATTCCCTGGGGGGCAGTAAAAGCACCTCCttgggaggatttgggggggCTGCTGGTGCCTGCAGAGGCTTTGGTGGCCAAGGAGGCTTCGGCTTTGGGGCCggagcaggatttgggggtgGCTATGGTGCAGGGGGCTTTGGTGGAGGCCTTGGCAGTGGCTTTGGTGGAGGATTTGACGGTGGCATGGGGGGCCAAGGCTACCCTCCATGCCCCCCGGGCGGCATCAGGGAGGTGACCATCAACCAGAGCCTGCTGAACCCCCTCAATCTCGAGATTGACCCCGAGATCCAGAAGATTCGGACACAGGAGCGGGAGGAGATCAAGAAACTCAACGACAAATTTGCCTCCTTCATCGACAAG GTCCGgttcctggagcagcagaaccGAGTCCTGGAGACCAAGtggaagctgctgcaggaacagggcgGTGCAGGAACGGGGGGCAGGAACCTGGACCCTTTCTTTGAGACCTACATCAGCGGGCTGAGgaagcagctggattgtctctcCAGTGAGAAGCACCAGCTGGACACAGAGCTGAAGAGCTTCCAGGACATGGTGGAGGACTTCAAGACAAA GTACGAGGAAGAGATAAACAAAAGGACGGCGGCTGAGAATGAATTTGTGCTCCTGAAGAAG GACGTGGATGGAGTCTACATGGCCAAGGTGGAACTCCAGGGTAAACTGGATTCTCTGACGGATGAGATCAACTTCCTCAAGTGTCTTTACGAGGCC gagctggcccAGATGCAGAAGACGGTGTCCGACACCTCGGTGGTGCTGTCCATGGACAACAACCGGAGCCTGGACCTGGACAGCATCATCGCCGAGGTGAAGGCGCAGTACGAGGAGATTGCCAACCGCAGCCGGCTGGAGGCTGAGTCCTGGTACCGGTGCAAG TACGAGGAGCTGCAGGTAACCGCAGGCAAGCATGGAGACAGCCTCAAGGACACCAAGACCGAGATCTCAGAGCTCAACCGCATGATCCAGAGGATCCGGGCTGAGATCGACAGTGTGAAGAAGCAG TGTGAGACCATTCAGACGTCGATTGCGGATGCAGAGCAGCGTGGGGAGGTGGCTCTCAAGGATGCCAGGGATAAACTGGCCGAGCTGGAGACAGCCCTGCAGAAAGCCAAGGCTGACATGGCCCGGCAGCTCCGGGAGTACCAGGAGCTCATGAACGTCAAACTGGCCCTGGACGTGGAGATTGCGACCTACAGGAAGCTGCTGGAGGGCGAGGAGTGCAG GATGTCTGGAGAATGCCAGAGCTCTGTCAGCATCT CCGTGGTGGGCGGCAGCAGCTCCGTGGGAGGTGGATATGGCAGCGGACTGTGccttggaggaggaggaggaattggCTTTGGAAGCGGGAAAGGCAGCTGCAACACGGGCGGTGCTGGTTTATGCTTCAGCCTGGGTGGGGGTGGATTTGGTTCTGGGGGTGGATTTTGCTCCCTGGGTGGGGGATCTAACTCGGTGGTGGTGGGGGGATCTGGCTCCATCCTGAAGAACAGTGGCCCCACCAGGAGGGCATAG